The Alnus glutinosa chromosome 3, dhAlnGlut1.1, whole genome shotgun sequence nucleotide sequence TCTACTATGCTGCGTAACACAGTCTTTAAGTATAAACATATAATTTCAACACGTAAAACCTTAcacactttttttaataaaaaataaccgaCAGGGGACGGTTTGTGAATCACTTCTCCTCTTATCCATCATTGATCCGACCACAAATCAAAGTCTAATCATATAGATATTCATTAACATCTCCAAACagtaagtttttatatttttccctggTTGTACTAATTCTCCACTCATTAATTGCCCCCAATTACCACCAACTTTTGCCATGCGCCCACTTGCCTTTGACACCGTCTAGACCGTTAAGATTTCTGTCGCCAATTTTGGCCGTTTGTTTCTTATCACCTCGTTTAATCCCAGTCCAAATCCTCATTTCTCTCCTCCGTTGTTTCTGCTTCCATGGCCGAAGAGAGAAAGCTGCCATGGATAagcattagatttttttttttcttctcacaaTTCTAAATGTTTTAAACAAAGTtgtaacaataaataaataaatatatatatatatatatatatattagattcgTTTTCTTGCTTAGTGATAGCCAAATAACAAGTAGAATAAACAGGAATTTTCAACGGTAGCGTTCGTCAACCAGATTTAGAAGCCTTATTATATTTTCAATTCATCACCTGAATAAGTTAGCGTTCCTTTCATTATcaaaggtctctctctctctctctctctctcacacacacacacacacacacatacacatacacatacacaaacacaaacacgtACGCTTTGATTAGGATTGAAAGGACAACAAGGGTACTCTATTTGTTTAATGGTTTAAGATTTTAGCTTGAAGAGATGAGATTCTGGGGGAGGCAGGACTATCTAAATTAAATTGGATGGCCTGCGTATAATTAAACATATAATCACGTCCTTTGGCATTATTAGGCCAAGTTTGGATGACGCTTCACTTGAGCAACAATAGATCGAATCAAAATATTCAAGATAATTAAGCACTAAGCAGCTTAACAAGATTGTGATAACAAGTCTATCACAAGTAAACAACATCAGCAGATAAATTAATGATAAGccattttgtatttatttaattttaatttctagatagatcattattattgttttgGGCATGGCATGGGCAACGCTTGACCCTCTGTGCTAGCTTTCTCTTCTTCAAACCTTTCTTCTAGaccattaaaaagaaaaagaaaaaaaagggaagactTTCATCTAAATTGTAAGGCAAGTCTTAAAAGCATTATATCATCATGTGTCCTGTATTTGACTAAGAGCCCAGCTGTCATTGGTCAAATGTTGGAGCTAAAGTTGTGCATCATGTGATCCCTCGCTAGCTTCTTGGGCTATTTAACCCCATCTTCCTGTGCCCTACGCCATTAGACTCCTCCCTCCTAGCTAGGTCAGATAGACAAGCAGAATCCAACGATCATGTCCtcctctatttattttcttaaacgAAGAAACCTATGTGCTAGCTTTCTCTTATTCTTAAAAACCTTCCATCTTACTAGAGTATATGTTTTTGGTATTGCGAAGTTGTAAACAAACATAAGTCAATAAGAGCGAGGCCCAGTTTTTACGATAATTAGATGTAGGCTGTTTCACAACCCCGTCTCCTCTctcttccttccttttctttccgcttctcttcaaaaaaaaaaaaaaaaaaaacattcaacttcaaaaaattttgaactttttttattttttatattacatcaacaattttttttttttttaaataaaaaaattcactacaatacaatttgttttttttttttttttttttcactttttcatataaattcttattattttatatcacatcaattactttttacaaacattaaaagaaaaaaaaaaaatcacccttATACTTGAGGAGAGAGGGACCGTAAATATCTATTGAGTAATGCTCTCGTCCtctttataacattactcatatctAATATCGAATCATTTCAAAAATCTCTCACTCCTTACTTCCAGTTTTCctcttcatattttattattactcATAAATTATAACGTACATCCAAATTCCAAGGCAAGACTTAATAATATCGTAATGTCTCTCGTGTTTGACTAGGAGCCCAGCTGTCACTGATTCCAATCTTGGAGCGAAGTAATTTCTGCATTATGTGATCCATAGCTTAGCTCCTTGGGCTGGGCCTACGCCATTAGACTCCCTAGTCCCTCCCATATATAGGTCAAATAGACAAGCGGAATCCCATGGTATATATGAACATGTATCGAACTTGCAAGTTCCAACCCTCCTGAtcaatgtttatttttattgagtTTTAAGCCCAAACAAACAGACTTCCAACAATATCTCACGACACAGATAAATCCGGCAAAGGTAGAGGAACACATCCCGCTCAAGTTCTTCGTCTATTAGTTTATTAGTTTATCCTTGTACTTTCGTGTAATACATCCAAAGCGCATATATAGAAAAGCAGGAGAACACTTCGTGGGGCGTTACGCATGGAAGCAAGAAGACAGACAAAAGTCGTGCTTTTACATGGAATATAAAACAATGAGAGCCTTAAACTGTGTTATACACAGTAAAATAGTAGATCAAAACCAATCAGAAGCTTCccaaaaagaatacaaaaaaaaaaaaaaaaaaaaagaattacttcttttatcaaattttctcttcttttgatgTAGCACTCTTTCGTCCCCTACCTCGTCTACTTCATTAAGAGTAGGACTATCCAGGACACAGTCACTTTTGTAGTTTCATTTTGAAGGGAGAACTGGCTGGCTGGCTGGCTGGCTGGCTGATCGCATGTGACTTATTCTGTAATAGTGTATTTTAGACCATGGTTCCAAGTAGACAAGGCTTTTTCCTTGTTCAGCTGTACTGTTCTACTGCCTCCTCACTCTTCAGTCACTTTTCTCATGACACTGTTTTATATCAAAATGATGCAGATTAGCATACCACTCGCCCAACATTAAGCCCCAAATCAGTGATCCCAGTAACTTCAGACCCATGGCCATGAATCTCACAAGCCCCAAATACTTTCAAGCTCAGTCCATATTTGGGTCCAATGGGGTAAACATACCCCACATTTGCATTCTTCTTATATTTGTTTCTCTTGTTTACATGTCCCAATGGGTTTCAATACTCAtgttgttttctcttcttttttgggtgttttttgatTCAGGAATCTCCGCTGGTGGAAAACACAAGCTTCTATGGGAAAAGCAATGACAACCCATTTGTAGAGACCTTCCCTGACCCACTTTGCAAGCTTAATCTCAAAGAAACCTCTGATTTTGTCAAGTCATTTCCAATGGCCAACAACATCAAAGAAGGCGGAGGGTTTCTTGAGGTTTCAGCTCAGAGGAGAAGAGAGGGGATGAACTCAGTCAATCAGAGGAGAATGGAGGCTCCTTCAACACCTGGCAGACCTGTTTTCAGTTTCAGTGCTGGGAATCATTCAAGAAAAAGCTTTCCTTCCAAGTGGGATGATGCAGAGAAATGGCTGATGAGCAGCTCTTGCCATGACTCTCCTGCTCATCCCATAAAGCCATCAGAGTCCTCAAAGATCACCAAACAGTGTGATAACTTTAAGCAACAGGTGGAGGTCTTTGCAGAAAAATCAAGGGTCACAGAGGAAAAGTTCTCAAAAGTAGTTTCAAGCTTTCAAAGATCTGCATCTTTGGACAATCATAACTCAGTCATGGCTCTCGATGGGGTCTCTGCCTCAACAGATGTATTTCTAAAAGGTAAAGGATTTCCATTTCAGCTTTAATGAAACTTTGACCCTTTTGGGTTAATTTACTTCTCAATTTCTCCCCTTTTGCGCTGCTAACATCATCATAGTATCCTTTCTTCTTTTGCCCTCAAAAAGCGTAATAAAGTTCTAAACTTTTGCTCCGAGTTTCCAGATTATTCCCATATTAATAGCATTATGAACAACTACAACAACCATTTTGAAATTTGTTAATGCAGATAAGTTCACGGACAAGATAGAACCCGTTTTCCCCAATTTCAGATACTCAGAGCCTACAAAAGAAGGGTTCTTGTTCAAACACCCGGCAGGTGGAACCATGAAAGATGGCTGTACAGACGTGGTTAATGAGGTCCACCACAGAGATGTTGGGACAGAGATGACCCCGCTTGGCAGTTCTACGACTTCTAGATGCCATACACCCTTCAAGAGCTCATCACCTGCGCGCCATAACACGCCAGCGAATAGGTCAGGACCGCTGGCCTTGGGGAACTCCAGCAGCAACAGTAGCAGCATCGACATTTCCCAGCTGCAAGAGTGCCATTTAGCTAAGCTACAGCTTGGGACGCAATATGATTCAGTCACGTCGAATTGGAGCTCAagggaagaggaggaggaggaagtatCAAAGAGCCTCAGACATTTTGAAACGGATCCCGGGTGCCGGAAAAGTGTTTCAGACTCCAGAGCTGCTGcgtgggaagaagaagaaaatacaaaattctGCCTCAGGTAATTGGCTTGTAAAAGTTGCAACTTTTTCTTATGTAATGCAGCATGCTGGATAGATTCCAATTGTGATTTGGGTTACAGGTATCAAAGAGAAGAAGCAAAAATTCAAGCTTGGGTCAACCTCCAAAATG carries:
- the LOC133864077 gene encoding uncharacterized protein LOC133864077, giving the protein MAMNLTSPKYFQAQSIFGSNGESPLVENTSFYGKSNDNPFVETFPDPLCKLNLKETSDFVKSFPMANNIKEGGGFLEVSAQRRREGMNSVNQRRMEAPSTPGRPVFSFSAGNHSRKSFPSKWDDAEKWLMSSSCHDSPAHPIKPSESSKITKQCDNFKQQVEVFAEKSRVTEEKFSKVVSSFQRSASLDNHNSVMALDGVSASTDVFLKDKFTDKIEPVFPNFRYSEPTKEGFLFKHPAGGTMKDGCTDVVNEVHHRDVGTEMTPLGSSTTSRCHTPFKSSSPARHNTPANRSGPLALGNSSSNSSSIDISQLQECHLAKLQLGTQYDSVTSNWSSREEEEEEVSKSLRHFETDPGCRKSVSDSRAAAWEEEENTKFCLRYQREEAKIQAWVNLQNAKAEAQSRKLEVKIQRMRSNLEEKLMKRMAVVHRKAEDLRAAARQQHSEQVEKASEQARKMINRHNSHFPLHNSCGCFPCNNHH